In Cryptomeria japonica chromosome 10, Sugi_1.0, whole genome shotgun sequence, a genomic segment contains:
- the LOC131859360 gene encoding senescence-associated carboxylesterase 101-like: protein MTRVKNMEHIMKIEKLNYQLSKNQSYMVVLEWYKVTCKADGSGYYDVVKSPGERDKKDFPANMIRITLEMYWDDIIEKVKNHVLASGFQFQNKWINVGTAYKRLVEPLDIADYYRLHKDHGSYLSNVTRPNRHKVLEKWLNVKDQTCINGVTKVRNARIKFASLTEDSCFWAHIEEACKVLKVLQQEQDKRQAMNTQLKESLEKFEDYVWKMIKDRGIFVEVFLEGSSLMKWRQQYTHLQF from the coding sequence atgactcGTGTGAAGAACATGGAACATATTATGAAGATTGAAAAACTAAATTACCAGTTGAGCAAGAACCAAAGCTATATGGTTGTGCTGGAATGGTACAAAGTGACGTGTAAGGCCGATGGCTCTGGTTACTATGATGTTGTAAAATCTCCAGGTGAGCGTGACAAGAAAGATTTTCCTGCAAATATGATTAGAATAACTCTGGAAATGTACTGGGATGACATTATTGAGAAGGTGAAGAATCATGTTTTAGCTAGTGGATTTCAATTTCAAAATAAATGGATCAATGTTGGCACTGCATACAAAAGACTTGTAGAGCCATTGGACATTGCAGACTACTATCGCCTCCACAAAGATCATGGAAGCTATCTGTCAAACGTAACCAGACCAAACCGTCACAAAGTTCTGGAAAAATGGCTTAATGTAAAAGATCAAACTTGCATTAATGGAGTTACAAAAGTTAGAAATGCTCGCATAAAATTTGCATCATTAACTGAGGACTCCTGTTTTTGGGCTCATATAGAAGAGGCTTGTAAAGTGTTAAAAGTTCTCCAACAGGAGCAAGACAAACGGCAAGCCATGAACACCCAACTGAAAGAAAGCCTTGAAAAGTTTGAAGATTATGTATGGAAGATGATCAAAGATCGCGGCATCTTTGTAGAGGTTTTCTTGGAGGGGAGTAGCTTAATGAAATGGAGGCAACAATACACACATCTTCAATTTTAA